Proteins from a single region of Pseudomonas fulva:
- a CDS encoding FMN-binding glutamate synthase family protein produces the protein MSDKQSPVLRESATFDRLAIQEIQRAAETGIYDIRGGGTKRKLPHFDDLLLLGASVSRYPLEGYREKCGTDVILGNRFAKKPLHLKIPVTIAGMSFGALSANAKEALGRGASIAGTSTTTGDGGMTPEERGQSQHLVYQYLPSRYGMNPDDLRKADAIEIVLGQGAKPGGGGMLLGMKVTERVAGMRTLPIGVDQRSACRHPDWTGPDDLAIKIAEIREITDWEKPIYVKIGASRPYYDVKLAVKAGADVIVLDGMQGGTAATQEVFIEHVGIPILPAIPQAVQALQEMGMHRTVQLIVSGGIRNGADVAKAMALGADAVAIGTAALIALGDNHPRLDDELKKIGSAAGFYDDWQNGRDPAGITTQDPELSKRLDPVEGGRRLANYLRVLVLEAQTMARACGKSHLHNLDPEDLVALTVESAAMARVPLAGTNWVPGQQY, from the coding sequence ATGAGCGACAAACAATCCCCCGTGCTGCGCGAATCGGCCACCTTCGACCGCCTGGCCATCCAGGAAATCCAGCGCGCCGCCGAAACCGGTATCTATGACATCCGTGGCGGCGGCACCAAGCGCAAGCTGCCGCACTTCGATGACCTGCTGCTGCTCGGCGCCAGCGTGTCGCGCTACCCGCTGGAGGGCTACCGCGAGAAGTGCGGCACCGACGTGATCCTCGGCAACCGCTTCGCCAAGAAGCCGCTGCACCTGAAGATTCCTGTGACCATCGCCGGCATGAGCTTCGGCGCGCTGTCGGCCAACGCCAAGGAAGCCCTGGGGCGTGGCGCCAGCATCGCCGGCACCAGCACCACCACCGGCGACGGCGGCATGACCCCGGAAGAACGCGGCCAGTCCCAGCATCTGGTCTATCAGTACCTGCCCTCGCGCTACGGCATGAACCCCGACGACCTGCGCAAGGCCGATGCCATCGAAATCGTCCTTGGCCAGGGCGCCAAGCCGGGCGGTGGCGGCATGCTGCTGGGCATGAAAGTCACCGAGCGTGTGGCCGGTATGCGTACCTTGCCGATTGGCGTCGACCAGCGCAGCGCCTGTCGTCACCCGGACTGGACAGGCCCGGACGACCTGGCGATCAAGATCGCCGAGATTCGCGAAATCACCGACTGGGAAAAACCCATCTACGTGAAGATCGGCGCCAGCCGGCCATACTACGACGTGAAGCTGGCGGTTAAGGCCGGCGCCGACGTGATCGTCCTCGACGGCATGCAGGGCGGCACGGCGGCGACTCAGGAAGTGTTCATCGAACACGTCGGTATCCCGATTCTGCCGGCCATTCCGCAAGCCGTGCAGGCGCTGCAGGAAATGGGCATGCACCGCACGGTTCAGTTGATCGTCTCAGGCGGCATCCGCAACGGCGCCGATGTGGCCAAGGCCATGGCACTGGGCGCCGATGCGGTGGCTATCGGCACGGCGGCGCTGATCGCCCTGGGCGACAACCACCCGCGTCTGGACGACGAGCTGAAGAAGATCGGCTCGGCTGCCGGCTTCTACGATGACTGGCAGAACGGCCGCGACCCGGCCGGCATCACCACACAGGATCCGGAGCTGTCCAAACGCCTCGATCCGGTCGAGGGTGGCCGCCGCCTGGCAAACTACTTGCGTGTGCTGGTGCTCGAAGCGCAGACCATGGCCCGTGCCTGCGGCAAGAGCCACCTGCACAACCTCGATCCTGAGGATCTGGTGGCGCTAACCGTCGAGTCCGCCGCCATGGCCCGCGTGCCGTTGGCCGGCACCAATTGGGTGCCTGGTCAGCAGTATTGA